In Streptomyces sp. HUAS ZL42, the DNA window CGCGTCCGCGCTCATCCTTCCCATCCCACGAGTACGACGACGACCATCGCGACCGCCACGACGGCGACCGCGATGCTCAGCAGCGCCGGGAACCGCGACACCGGCAGGTCCTCGCCCCGGCGCATCGCCCGCTCGCAGCGCACCCAGTGGTTCACCGCGCGCAGCGAGCACAGCACGCCCGCGGCGAGCAGCGCGAGCGCCAGCCCGACGCGCCAGCCCCAGCGCAGGTCCGGCAGGAACTGGTCGACCGCGAAGCCGCCGCCGATCAGCGCGAGCGCGGTGCGCAGCCAGGCCAGGAAGGTCCTCTCGTTCGCCAGTGAGAACCGGTAGTCGGGGGTGACGCCCTCGTTCCTGACCTCCCGGGGCGCGAA includes these proteins:
- a CDS encoding YidH family protein, whose translation is MIEFVQNVRLWFAPREVRNEGVTPDYRFSLANERTFLAWLRTALALIGGGFAVDQFLPDLRWGWRVGLALALLAAGVLCSLRAVNHWVRCERAMRRGEDLPVSRFPALLSIAVAVVAVAMVVVVLVGWEG